In Mycolicibacterium nivoides, the DNA window GCTACGTCTTGCAGCTGTGGTCGCTTCCCGCACTGCTCGTCGGATGCGGGCTGATCGTGGCGCTTCCGACCGTCGGCCTGATCGCCGCCGTGATTGTCCCGCGCAGCACCTACACGCCGGTGTTCGAACAGTTCGTGGAATGGATTGAGTACCTCCTGCTGGCGGCGGTGTGGCCGCTGGCGTTCTGGGCGATGGAAGTGTTCTCTGCGATCAGGTACCGCTCATGAACCGCCTTCTGGCGCCGATGGTTTCAGCCGTCGCCGCGATGAGTTTGGTGGCCACCTCCACGCTGTGGGGTGCGCCGACCGCCTGGGCGATCGAACCGCCCAGCGTCGACCCGGGCGCGTTGCCGCCTGACGGTCCGCCCGGGCCGCCAGAACCGATGCGCCAGGGCGCCTACTGCACCCGTGTGGCCACGCTTCCCGACACCGACTACAGGGTGCAGCCGCGTTACATGGACATGCTCAATCTGCCCGAGGCGTGGCGGTGGGGGCGCGGCGCCGGCGTCAAGGTCGCCGTGATCGACACCGGCGTCAGCCCACATCCTCGCCTGCCCAACCTCATCGGCGGGGGCGACTACGTCATGGAGGGCGGTGACGGTCTGTCGGACTGCGATGCGCACGGCACGTGGGTGGCATCGCTGATCGCCGCGGCACCGATGGACGGCAAGACCCCCTTGCCGCCGCCGCGCCAGCCCCGCCGGCCGGACACGGTTCCGACGAGCGAAGCGCCGCCGCCGCCACCGCCGCCGCAAACGGTGATCGTGCAAGTCCCATCACCACCACCTCCGCCGCCGCCGGCGCCTGCTGGCCCGCCCCCGCCAGGGGAACCGGGTATCGCGCCGTCTGCCTGGCAGCCGACAGGCACGACCCTGCGGGTGCAAGCGGTGAGCAACCGATTCAACATCCCGCAAGAACCGGTCGACGATATCGAGGTGCCGGCCGAGCCAGCCCCGCCGCCGCCACCACCACTGCCGCCGGCCGACGGATTCTCCGGTGTGGCACCGGATGTGGAGCTCATCTCGATCCGGCAGTCCTCAAAAGCGTTCAGCCCCAAGGATGCATTCAGCGGCGATCAGGATCCGGCCACGCGGAAGAAGGCCGGCGACATCCAGACGATGGCTCGCGCGGTCCGTCACGCCGCGGACATGGGCGCCCAGGTGATCAACATCAGTGCGGTGTCGTGCATGAACGCGTTGAATGTGATCGACCAGGGTGCGCTGGGTGCCGCCCTGCGCTACGCCGCGGTGGAGAAGAACGCGGTGATTGTGGCCGCTGCCGGCAATACCGGGTCGGGTGGCAACACTGACTGCGAGCAGAACCCGCAGTACAACCCGATGACACCGGATGATCCGCGCAACTGGGGCCAGGTCAAGACCGTGGTGACGCCGGCGTGGTTCGACCAGTACGTCCTGACGGTCGGGGCGGTGGACTCCGCGGGCAATCCGTTGACCGATCTCAGCGTCGCGGGCCCGTGGGTGGGTCTCGCCGCTCCCGGCACCGACGTTGTCAGCCTCTCGCCCCGCGACGACGGGCTGATCAACGCCACGGAAGGCCGCGACAACGCCATGGTGGCGCCGGCCGGCACGTCGTTCTCCGCGGCGATCGTGTCCGGTGTCGCGGCGCTGGTGCGAGCCAAATTCCCGGAGCTCACAGCTCATCAGGTGATCAATCGGCTCATCAGTACGGCTCGGCCGCCGGCCCGCGGCGTCGACAACCAGGTCGGTCACGGCATCGTCGATCCGGTCGCCGCACTGACGTGGGACTTGAAGGATCCGGGCGCTCGCGTTGGGCCGGAACGTCTTTCGTCGCCACTGTTCATCCCGCCTGCTCCGCCACCGCGGAACATGACACCGGTGTGGGTCGCTCTCGGCGGGATCGGTGGCGTGCTCGCACTGTGCGTGATCACTGTGGGGTTGACCGCGATGCGATCGAGGAGGGTCCGATGAAGCCGATGTTCGCACTCGGTGTGCGGGCGAGCTGGGCGCGGCTGGCCGTGGCGTTCCTCGCCGCTGTAGTGGTTCTGGCAGGGGTCTCCTCGACCCTGGCCGGTCCGGCCGCGGTGTGGGTGTCGATCGGGGTCGCCGTGGTGGTGGTCGCCGCTGTCCTGCTGACGTGGCGTCACGAGCATGTGTTGACCCTGGTCGGTCGTCTCCTGCGGCGACGGCCGGCGACGGGGTTGCTGGCGGTGACTGAGGCCGCTGATCACACGACGCAGTGGCCTCCGACGTCGGCGGCGGTGCGTGCCCACGGCGCAGAGCTGATCGCGGTGGTTGCGGTGGACGGGCGCTCACACACTCCGTCGGTGCTTGACCACAACCGCGTGCAATCACCGGCCAGTCTGCCGATCGCGGTTGTCGCCGAGGCCCTGCGGCAGTTCGATGTGACGCTGTCGGGGATTGACGTGCTCAGCGTCGGTCGGCGCCGGGCACCCAACCAGCACCACCCCTATGCGGCGACCTACTCGAGGAAGGTGGGCGATCACGGTGCGATGGGCAGTCGCCGCACCGTCTGCGTGCTGCGGATGAACAGCCATGACAACGTCGACGCGGTCCGGTGCCGAGAATCTGTGGCCGCCACGTTGACTGCATGTGCGCAGCGGTTAGCGGCCGAGCTGACCGCTCAGCACTGCCCTGCCCGGGTGGTCGATGCCGCCGAGCTCGCCGACATCGACACCGTATTGGGCTCCGGCATTGGCGAACCGTCGCGCCCGGGCTGGACGGGCCTGCATCATGATGGCGGCTCCGTCACTGCGTATTGGGTGTCCCCGCAGGACATTTCGAGCGAGACGCTCGACCGGGTCTGGGTTTCCGACTGCGACTACACCGCCACCGCCCTGCAGCTGCGGCCCGGACCGGACCAGTCCACCGAGGTCGGGCTGTTGGTGCGCTACGCCACCGGAGGTCCGCTACGCGAACCACCCATCCTTGGCCTCAACCCTCTGTCGGGGCGGCATGACCTGGGTGTGCGCGCCAGCGTGGCCGACGCGCCCACACCGCGTCTGAGAGTTCCCCATCGGCTCCTGCGCGCCGGCGAGGATCTGCGGGCACCTATCGGCTCGACGGGCGTCATCATCGGTTCCACCATGAGCGGGCACCTGCTGCTGGTCAGCCTCGCCAACGCGGTACCCGCATCAACGGCCAGCGTCACGGTGGCCAGTGAAGTCGCCCAGATGCTGCAACTGGCGATGAGCCACGCGGCGATCGGCTACCAGGTATTGGTGCGTTCGTCGCGACCGGACATGTGGCGCGATGCCACCGGCGCAGGTTTGCATGTCGTTCCCGGCCTGCCACCGAAACTGCCCAACAACGGCGACGGGGTGATGGTGATCTACGACGATCCGCGCTCCTCGGCAGGATCCAGCGCGGCCCGCGCTGCCGCCGGCCCGCGCGCTGCCATCACGGTACGGTTGGTGCCGGCGCGGACCGCCAGCGTCGCTGACGTTCACCTGGAACAGGACTCGGAAAATACGTGCGTCCTGCGCACCGCTGAGTTCACTCACCGGTTGAACTCCGACCTGAGCACCGAGCGGAATCTGATCCGGACACAGAAGCGGGGGCGGGTGGCCTGATGACCGTGGCGAACATGCAGAGCGCAGAGGCGGCCCGTCAGGCGCTCACCCGAGGGCTGTTGGCCTCGGGCGTGAGTGTGAACAACATGATGCCCAGTAACAATCCCGAGGTGGCGGCCAAGTCTTTCCGGATCGCCACCGACACCGACCCGTCGATGTGTGACGCCTGGCTGGCGCGCATCCACGCCGGCGACGACTCGGCCAAGACATTGGCGGGAGCCTGCGAGGCACGGTCAACGTTCGGGTGGGAATTTCAGCGTCTCGGTATCTTGCAGTCCTCTTTCTGCCCAATGGTTTTCGATGGACTGTTCGTGAGTCTGGAGATCACCTCCCGCGATTCCTTGCTGACCGGCTATGCGACGGCGCTGGCCCGCGAAGGCCGCTACGCCGATGCCAGCGAGGTGCTCGACGAGTTGTCGCCGACCGATCCGTTCGACGCCGACCTGCACGCCTACGCACAAGGGGTGCTGCATTTCCAGGCCAAACGATGGCCCGACGTCCTGCGGTTCTTCACCGTCGACAAGGTCTGGCGCAAACCGGTCTACGGCGCCGCGGCCGCAGCGATGGCCAGCACGGCGCTGGCCTCATTGGGGGTGTTCGAGGACGCCTATCGCCGAGCTCAAACGGCGATCGACAACGAACTGGTGCCGCACGCGGCCACGATCGCGCTCTACACCCAGGCCATGTGTCTGCGCCATCTGGGCAAGCACGACGACGCTGCGCAGCTCTTGCGGCGCGTGTACGCACGCGACCCGAAGTTCGCACCCGCACGCCAGGCGCAAGACGACAAGGACCGCCGGCTCACGATCACCAACCCTGAAACGATCGAAGCTCGTACC includes these proteins:
- the eccE gene encoding type VII secretion protein EccE, with translation MKPMFALGVRASWARLAVAFLAAVVVLAGVSSTLAGPAAVWVSIGVAVVVVAAVLLTWRHEHVLTLVGRLLRRRPATGLLAVTEAADHTTQWPPTSAAVRAHGAELIAVVAVDGRSHTPSVLDHNRVQSPASLPIAVVAEALRQFDVTLSGIDVLSVGRRRAPNQHHPYAATYSRKVGDHGAMGSRRTVCVLRMNSHDNVDAVRCRESVAATLTACAQRLAAELTAQHCPARVVDAAELADIDTVLGSGIGEPSRPGWTGLHHDGGSVTAYWVSPQDISSETLDRVWVSDCDYTATALQLRPGPDQSTEVGLLVRYATGGPLREPPILGLNPLSGRHDLGVRASVADAPTPRLRVPHRLLRAGEDLRAPIGSTGVIIGSTMSGHLLLVSLANAVPASTASVTVASEVAQMLQLAMSHAAIGYQVLVRSSRPDMWRDATGAGLHVVPGLPPKLPNNGDGVMVIYDDPRSSAGSSAARAAAGPRAAITVRLVPARTASVADVHLEQDSENTCVLRTAEFTHRLNSDLSTERNLIRTQKRGRVA
- the mycP gene encoding type VII secretion-associated serine protease mycosin; this translates as MNRLLAPMVSAVAAMSLVATSTLWGAPTAWAIEPPSVDPGALPPDGPPGPPEPMRQGAYCTRVATLPDTDYRVQPRYMDMLNLPEAWRWGRGAGVKVAVIDTGVSPHPRLPNLIGGGDYVMEGGDGLSDCDAHGTWVASLIAAAPMDGKTPLPPPRQPRRPDTVPTSEAPPPPPPPQTVIVQVPSPPPPPPPAPAGPPPPGEPGIAPSAWQPTGTTLRVQAVSNRFNIPQEPVDDIEVPAEPAPPPPPPLPPADGFSGVAPDVELISIRQSSKAFSPKDAFSGDQDPATRKKAGDIQTMARAVRHAADMGAQVINISAVSCMNALNVIDQGALGAALRYAAVEKNAVIVAAAGNTGSGGNTDCEQNPQYNPMTPDDPRNWGQVKTVVTPAWFDQYVLTVGAVDSAGNPLTDLSVAGPWVGLAAPGTDVVSLSPRDDGLINATEGRDNAMVAPAGTSFSAAIVSGVAALVRAKFPELTAHQVINRLISTARPPARGVDNQVGHGIVDPVAALTWDLKDPGARVGPERLSSPLFIPPAPPPRNMTPVWVALGGIGGVLALCVITVGLTAMRSRRVR